The proteins below come from a single Anguilla rostrata isolate EN2019 chromosome 3, ASM1855537v3, whole genome shotgun sequence genomic window:
- the LOC135251287 gene encoding repulsive guidance molecule A-like, translated as MGKSGSQNLANGRLWISIHIMMFLVSLWPGPARCQECRIQRCNAEYVASTSPSGGQPQEEEPAADAAARAGYCAALRAYSRCTRRTARGCRGDLVYHSAVFRVKELFSQHNCSSEGPTPPPSRAGGTPTAPPYPAGGTPPSAPAPPQRCDYERRALAAGGPPVSYAHCALFGDPHLRTFRDEVQTCRAEGAWPLVDNRYLSVQVTNVPVAPGASATAASKITVIFKAFGGCTEPKVYQATSEDLPSVFLDGTRSGGEGGSLWIAERDGEGAAAAEQGGARRVRIEARYVGTSVVVRRVGRYLSIAVRTPEEVLGSPPEEGGGLQLCLHGCPLGQLIGDHALAPPLPRPHPGPAHEWAAARCREALQVEDVYFHSCVFDLLTTGDPQFSLAAFGALEDLKALPPSRLELGSSGTSQLYRGAAPHGPGVTPTSLLTLLALLLLLVLN; from the exons ATGGGGAAAAGCGGATCTCAAAACCTGGCTAACGGGCGGCTTTGGATCTCCATACATATTATGATGTTTTTGGTTTCACTGTGGCCCGGACCAG ctcgCTGCCAGGAGTGCCGCATCCAGCGCTGCAACGCGGAGTACGTGGCCTCCACGTCGCCCTCTGGTGGCCAGccgcaggaggaggagccggcgGCGGATGCGGCGGCCCGGGCGGGGTACTGCGCCGCCCTGCGCGCCTACTCCCGCTGCACCCGCCGCACCGCCCGCGGTTGCCGCGGCGACCTGGTCTACCACTCCGCCGTCTTCCGCGTGAAGGAGCTCTTCTCCCAGCACAACTGCTCCAGCGAGGGGCCCACGCCTCCCCCGTCCCGGGCTGGGGGGACCCCCACGGCCCCCCCCTACCCCGCTGGGGGGaccccccccagcgcccccgccccgccccagcgcTGCGACTACGAGCGGCGGGCCCTGGCGGCCGGGGGCCCCCCCGTCAGCTACGCCCACTGCGCTTTATTCGGGGACCCCCACCTGCGCACCTTCCGGGACGAGGTGCAGACCTGCCGGGCGGAGGGCGCCTGGCCCCTCGTGGATAACCGCTACCTGTCCGTGCAGGTGACCAACGTGCCCGTGGCCCCGGGCGCCAGCGCCACCGCCGCCAGCAAG aTCACGGTGATCTTCAAGGCGTTTGGTGGCTGCACGGAGCCCAAGGTGTACCAGGCCACCAGCGAGGACCTGCCCTCCGTCTTCCTGGACGGGACGCGGagcggcggggaggggggcagcctGTGGATCGCGGAGCGGGACGGcgagggggcggcggcggcggagcagggcggggcccGGCGGGTGCGGATCGAGGCCCGCTACGTGGGGACGTCCGTGGTCGTCCGGCGGGTGGGCCGGTACCTCAGCATCGCCGTCCGCACCCCCGAGGAGGTCCTGGGCTCGCCCCccgaggagggcggggggctgCAGCTGTGCCTGCACGGCTGCCCGCTCGGCCAGCTGATCGGCGACCacgccctggccccgcccctgccccgcccgcaccccggccccgcccacgaGTGGGCGGCGGCCCGCTGCAGAGAGGCGCTGCAGGTGGAGGACGTGTACTTCCACTCCTGTGTCTTCGACCTGCTCACCACGGGGGACCCCCAGTTCTCGCTGGCCGCTTTCGGGGCCCTGGAGGACCTCAaggccctgccccccagccGGCTGGAGCTGGGCTCCTCTGGGACGTCCCAGCTCTATAGAGGGGCCGCCCCGCACGGGCCGGGGGTCACCCCAACCTCGCTGCTCACCCTCCtcgccctgctcctgctgcttgTGTTGAACTGA